One genomic window of Pecten maximus chromosome 3, xPecMax1.1, whole genome shotgun sequence includes the following:
- the LOC117322989 gene encoding 39S ribosomal protein L49, mitochondrial-like, which yields MDHVLTRGQKFKMAAPVRVLWNTSKRLVLGKCKFPTRCLSSTSVNSQCSPLQYTDYQVSKEDFKYVKKILPPETVPEPPEVTKPTPSGWVPQRENGEKGYWIRRTKNHMLPVYLIVKNGGTDRVTSIKKIEGNIWLFDEDLRNALEKMLDKRILTQINEVTRTVKLKGNYMREVGEFLVSQGL from the exons ATGGATCACGTTCTAACGAGAGGTcaaaaattcaagatggcggcgCCCGTCAGAGTGCTTTGGAACACATCAAAGCGTTTAGTTTTGGGGAAATGTAAATTTCCAACG AGATGTCTATCATCAACATCAGTAAACAGTCAGTGCTCTCCTCTACAATATACAGATTATCAAGTTTCCAAGGAAGACTTCAAATATGTTAAGAAAATTTTGCCCCCAGAAACTGTTCCTGAACCACCAGAAGTCACTAAACCTACACCATCTGGCTGGGTGCCACAGAGAG AAAATGGTGAAAAAGGATATTGGATTCGGCGCACAAAGAATCACATGCTTCCTGTGTACCTAATAGTTAAGAATGGCGGTACAGACCGTGTCACCTCGATCAAAAAAATAGAAGGGAACATTTGG CTGTTTGACGAAGACCTCCGGAATGCATTGGAAAAGATGTTGGACAAAAGAATACTGACACAGATTAATGAAGTGACCAGAACTGTTAAATTAAAGGGAAACTATATGAGAGAAGTTGGAGAGTTCCTCGTCAGCCAAGGGCTATAA
- the LOC117322987 gene encoding L-asparaginase-like yields the protein MENDLFQRRSKLATAGVAESVEQEQEAKVLVLYSGGTIGMRTNQSGVYEPESNFMIPELKKLPIFHDKSYAEKQLMEEEKDLLVMPLMRSGRRVKYHIKEYNPLLDSSNMTMSDWSKIANDISTYYDEYDGFVVLHGTDTMAYTASALSFMCENLGKPIILTGSQIPIFEVRSDGRDNFLSALVVAGQFCIPEVLVVFGNKVLRGNRTIKNDSGSFDAFISPNIASIAELETDITVDWSLVFRSGTTEKFRIHSEMCTNVGLLRLFPGISVQLVRSFLQPPMQGVVLQSYGAGNAPDNRPEILKVIEGAINLGVIIVNITQCTRGFVDATYATGKALYDKGVIPGGDMTAEAALTKLSYVLSKDDWSIKQKTKMMKRNLRGEVRSIHIEDISLLDFELIDCVAKALSISTKEETLKLRDALYPNLMCAAAKSNDTEALERLRSTGGNLSAGNQDGRTALHVAAREGHLAVVQYLLHHGATIHTKDQHDHTPLNDAIISKDHQIITLLVRTGAHLTMHPIRIAMELCSAAARDEVSTLQAWRAAGADLNVSDYDKRTPLHVAVSTKKLNSVRYLLENGARWDTEDIFENTAEMQAKKTGCEEILKLIEQKSREEKAGTSNS from the exons TGTATGAACCGGAATCAAATTTTATGATCCCCGAGCTGAAGAAGTTACCAATATTTCATGACAAATCTTATGCTGAGAAGCAGCTTATGGAGGAAGAAAAAGATCTGCTTGTAATGCC ACTGATGAGGAGTGGACGTCGAGTGAAATACCATATAAAGGAGTACAATCCTTTATTAGATTCCAGTAACATGACCATGAGTGACTGGTCCAAAATAGCCAATGATATCTCA ACATACTATGATGAATACGATGGATTTGTCGTCCTCCATGGAACCGACACGATGGCCTACACGGCCTCTGCCTTGTCCTTCATGTGTGAGAACCTTGGTAAACCAATCATCCTGACAGGGTCACAG attccAATTTTTGAGGTGAGAAGTGACGGTCGAGACAACTTCCTGTCAGCACTGGTGGTCGCAGGACAATTCTGTATACCAGAG GTTTTAGTGGTGTTTGGGAACAAAGTTTTGCGAGGTAACAGGACGATTAAGAATGACTCGGGTAGTTTTGACGCTTTCATATCACCTAACATAGCTTCTATAGCAGAGCTGGAGACGGACATCACAG TTGACTGGTCCCTTGTGTTTCGAAGTGGTACTACGGAAAAGTTCCGTATCCACAGTGAGATGTGTACCAATGTGGGTCTGTTACGGTTGTTCCCTGGAATCTCTGTACAGCTG GTGCGGTCCTTTCTCCAGCCTCCTATGCAGGGAGTGGTGCTACAGTCCTATGGGGCTGGTAACGCCCCTGACAACCGTCCTGAGATTCTAAAAGTCATCGAGGGAGCTATCAATTTAGGAGTAATAATTGtaaacattacacagtgtacacGAGGATTCGTAGATGCTACTTACGCTACAGGGAAG GCGCTGTATGATAAGGGCGTGATACCAGGGGGTGACATGACAGCAGAAGCAGCCCTCACCAAGCTTTCCTATGTACTCAGTAAAGATGACTGGAGTATTAAACAAAAAACTAAG ATGATGAAAAGAAATCTCCGTGGAGAAGTGCGTTCCATCCACATTGAGGATATTTCCTTACTGGACTTTGAATTGATTGACTGTGTAGCTAAGGCGCTCAGTATTAGCACAAAGGAAGAAACGTTAAAACTGCGAGATGCACTTTATCCCAACTTAATGTGTGCCGCAGCCAAAAGTAATGATACTGAGGCTCTCGAGAGATTAAGATCCACA GGTGGCAATTTGTCTGCTGGAAACCAAGATGGCCGAACAGCTCTGCATGTGGCAGCTAGAGAAGGCCATCTGGCAGTGGTTCAATATCTCCTCCACCATGGGGCAACAATCCACACGAAGGACCAACATGACCACACTCCCCTTAACGACGCCATCATCAGTAAAGACCATCAAATTATAACTCTGCTTGTCCGCACAGGCGCTCATCTCACCATGCATCCAATACGCATCGCCATGGAGCTCTGCAG TGCCGCAGCCCGAGACGAAGTGAGTACACTACAGGCCTGGAGGGCTGCTGGAGCTGACCTCAACGTGTCTGATTACGACAAGAGAACGCCTCTACATGTG GCAGTCAGTACCAAGAAGCTGAATTCTGTTCGTTACTTATTGGAAAATGGTGCTAGGTGGGACACGGAGGACATTTTTGAAAACACAGCAGAGATGCAGGCCAAGAAAACAGGATGCGAGGAAATTCTTAAACTTATAGAACAAAAGAGCCGTGAGGAAAAAGCTGGAACTTCTAATTCTTAG